The Nothobranchius furzeri strain GRZ-AD chromosome 6, NfurGRZ-RIMD1, whole genome shotgun sequence genome includes a region encoding these proteins:
- the aimp1a gene encoding aminoacyl tRNA synthase complex-interacting multifunctional protein 1a isoform X1: MFLARSLIKMSSHNPLLRLEQRAAEADRLIEDLKQQVQLLKEKTILQACVREEKKLLVENAKLKNDIEDLKKQLLEKEKRRGVLDVAMPSDDSSVDLDAKPTLPKPSDAPPAASPPPAAAPVQSKDEPKKKKQEKKGGEKAEKKQAAPSQEEAKVDVSRLDLRVGRIITAEKHPDADSLYVEQVDVGEAAPRTVVSGLVKHIPLEQMQNRMAILLCNLKPAKMRGVVSQAMVMCASSPDKVEILDPPGGSVPGDRVSVQGFPGEPDKELNPKKKVWEQVQPELRTDDQCVATYKGAAFEVFGKGVCKAQTMSNSGIK, from the exons AT GTTTTTAGCTCGCTCGTTGATTAAAATGTCGAGTCACAATCCTTTGTTGAGGCTCGAGCAGCGAGCGGCTGAGGCTGATCGGCTCATCGAGGACCTCAAACAGCAAGTCCAGCTGCTAAAGGAGAAAACCA TTCTCCAGGCCTGTGTCCGAGAGGAGAAgaaacttttggtggaaaacgccAAATTAAAGAATGACATCGAGGATCTGAAAAAGCAGCTGCTGGAAAAAGAAAAGAGGAGAGGAG TGCTGGATGTTGCTATGCCATCGGATGACTCCAGTGTTGATCTGGATGCAAAGCCCACCCTCCCCAAACCTTCTGATGCACCTCCTGCTGCTTCAccacctcctgctgctgctcctgtCCAGAGCAAAGACGAGCCCAAAAAGAAGAAGCAAGAGAAAAAAG GAGGTGAAAAAGCAGAAAAGAAGCAGGCAGCGCCGAGCCAAGAGGAAGCCAAGGTGGACGTGTCTCGTTTGGACCTGCGTGTAGGTCGTATAATCACGGCCGAGAAGCATCCAGATGCCGATAGTCTGTATGTAGAGCAGGTGGATGTGGGGGAGGCAGCTCCCAGGACAGTGGTCAGCGGACTGGTCAAACACATCCCCCTGGAGCAG ATGCAGAACCGCATGGCGATCCTGCTGTGTAACCTGAAGCCGGCCAAGATGAGAGGAGTGGTGTCCCAGGCCATGGTCATGTGTGCGAGCTCCCCAGACAAGGTGGAAATCCTCGACCCTCCAGGTGGATCGGTACCGGGGGACCGCGTTTCCGTCCAAGGCTTCCCAG GTGAACCAGACAAGGAGTTGAACCCCAAAAAGAAGGTGTGGGAGCAGGTTCAGCCTGAGCTGCGCACGGATGACCAGTGTGTTGCAACATACAAGGGTGCTGCCTTTGAAGTCTTTGGGAAGGGAGTGTGCAAAGCCCAAACCATGAGCAACAGTGGAATCAAGTGA
- the aimp1a gene encoding aminoacyl tRNA synthase complex-interacting multifunctional protein 1a isoform X3 — protein MSSHNPLLRLEQRAAEADRLIEDLKQQVQLLKEKTILQACVREEKKLLVENAKLKNDIEDLKKQLLEKEKRRGVLDVAMPSDDSSVDLDAKPTLPKPSDAPPAASPPPAAAPVQSKDEPKKKKQEKKGGEKAEKKQAAPSQEEAKVDVSRLDLRVGRIITAEKHPDADSLYVEQVDVGEAAPRTVVSGLVKHIPLEQMQNRMAILLCNLKPAKMRGVVSQAMVMCASSPDKVEILDPPGGSVPGDRVSVQGFPGEPDKELNPKKKVWEQVQPELRTDDQCVATYKGAAFEVFGKGVCKAQTMSNSGIK, from the exons ATGTCGAGTCACAATCCTTTGTTGAGGCTCGAGCAGCGAGCGGCTGAGGCTGATCGGCTCATCGAGGACCTCAAACAGCAAGTCCAGCTGCTAAAGGAGAAAACCA TTCTCCAGGCCTGTGTCCGAGAGGAGAAgaaacttttggtggaaaacgccAAATTAAAGAATGACATCGAGGATCTGAAAAAGCAGCTGCTGGAAAAAGAAAAGAGGAGAGGAG TGCTGGATGTTGCTATGCCATCGGATGACTCCAGTGTTGATCTGGATGCAAAGCCCACCCTCCCCAAACCTTCTGATGCACCTCCTGCTGCTTCAccacctcctgctgctgctcctgtCCAGAGCAAAGACGAGCCCAAAAAGAAGAAGCAAGAGAAAAAAG GAGGTGAAAAAGCAGAAAAGAAGCAGGCAGCGCCGAGCCAAGAGGAAGCCAAGGTGGACGTGTCTCGTTTGGACCTGCGTGTAGGTCGTATAATCACGGCCGAGAAGCATCCAGATGCCGATAGTCTGTATGTAGAGCAGGTGGATGTGGGGGAGGCAGCTCCCAGGACAGTGGTCAGCGGACTGGTCAAACACATCCCCCTGGAGCAG ATGCAGAACCGCATGGCGATCCTGCTGTGTAACCTGAAGCCGGCCAAGATGAGAGGAGTGGTGTCCCAGGCCATGGTCATGTGTGCGAGCTCCCCAGACAAGGTGGAAATCCTCGACCCTCCAGGTGGATCGGTACCGGGGGACCGCGTTTCCGTCCAAGGCTTCCCAG GTGAACCAGACAAGGAGTTGAACCCCAAAAAGAAGGTGTGGGAGCAGGTTCAGCCTGAGCTGCGCACGGATGACCAGTGTGTTGCAACATACAAGGGTGCTGCCTTTGAAGTCTTTGGGAAGGGAGTGTGCAAAGCCCAAACCATGAGCAACAGTGGAATCAAGTGA
- the aimp1a gene encoding aminoacyl tRNA synthase complex-interacting multifunctional protein 1a isoform X2: MFLARSLIKMSSHNPLLRLEQRAAEADRLIEDLKQQVQLLKEKTILQACVREEKKLLVENAKLKNDIEDLKKQLLEKEKRRGVLDVAMPSDDSSVDLDAKPTLPKPSDAPPAASPPPAAAPVQSKDEPKKKKQEKKGEKAEKKQAAPSQEEAKVDVSRLDLRVGRIITAEKHPDADSLYVEQVDVGEAAPRTVVSGLVKHIPLEQMQNRMAILLCNLKPAKMRGVVSQAMVMCASSPDKVEILDPPGGSVPGDRVSVQGFPGEPDKELNPKKKVWEQVQPELRTDDQCVATYKGAAFEVFGKGVCKAQTMSNSGIK, translated from the exons AT GTTTTTAGCTCGCTCGTTGATTAAAATGTCGAGTCACAATCCTTTGTTGAGGCTCGAGCAGCGAGCGGCTGAGGCTGATCGGCTCATCGAGGACCTCAAACAGCAAGTCCAGCTGCTAAAGGAGAAAACCA TTCTCCAGGCCTGTGTCCGAGAGGAGAAgaaacttttggtggaaaacgccAAATTAAAGAATGACATCGAGGATCTGAAAAAGCAGCTGCTGGAAAAAGAAAAGAGGAGAGGAG TGCTGGATGTTGCTATGCCATCGGATGACTCCAGTGTTGATCTGGATGCAAAGCCCACCCTCCCCAAACCTTCTGATGCACCTCCTGCTGCTTCAccacctcctgctgctgctcctgtCCAGAGCAAAGACGAGCCCAAAAAGAAGAAGCAAGAGAAAAAAG GTGAAAAAGCAGAAAAGAAGCAGGCAGCGCCGAGCCAAGAGGAAGCCAAGGTGGACGTGTCTCGTTTGGACCTGCGTGTAGGTCGTATAATCACGGCCGAGAAGCATCCAGATGCCGATAGTCTGTATGTAGAGCAGGTGGATGTGGGGGAGGCAGCTCCCAGGACAGTGGTCAGCGGACTGGTCAAACACATCCCCCTGGAGCAG ATGCAGAACCGCATGGCGATCCTGCTGTGTAACCTGAAGCCGGCCAAGATGAGAGGAGTGGTGTCCCAGGCCATGGTCATGTGTGCGAGCTCCCCAGACAAGGTGGAAATCCTCGACCCTCCAGGTGGATCGGTACCGGGGGACCGCGTTTCCGTCCAAGGCTTCCCAG GTGAACCAGACAAGGAGTTGAACCCCAAAAAGAAGGTGTGGGAGCAGGTTCAGCCTGAGCTGCGCACGGATGACCAGTGTGTTGCAACATACAAGGGTGCTGCCTTTGAAGTCTTTGGGAAGGGAGTGTGCAAAGCCCAAACCATGAGCAACAGTGGAATCAAGTGA